The Macrococcoides canis genome has a window encoding:
- a CDS encoding aldose epimerase family protein, producing the protein MDNNEEYKTYTIFNKDIKVELTNLGAIMKKILIRHNNQDIDVVLGFDEAQDYIENDSTYFGAVIGRNANRIEDSAFTLEGTKYQVEANDGDHNLHSGSDGYNTKVWDVVSHNEYSIAFSLTSPHLDQGFPGELKVEVSYELTEDNVLEVSYKGQSDRLTVFNPTNHSYFNLNGHNSGEVLHHKLWLNSDQYSELDDENIPTGNTLDVKDTMMDFTNLRMISEDKTDEYDDNFILKSNDIHQKAATLIGDVTGIQMDIYTDSPCLQLYTGNGLDNVQGKHGVTYNKHAGVCLEPQFEPNSINSEDPPLIDGEREYKTIYQFSNI; encoded by the coding sequence TTGGATAATAATGAAGAATACAAGACGTATACGATTTTCAACAAAGATATAAAAGTCGAACTAACAAACTTAGGTGCAATTATGAAGAAAATTTTGATACGCCATAATAACCAGGATATCGATGTAGTGCTGGGATTTGATGAAGCGCAGGACTATATTGAAAATGATTCTACATATTTTGGAGCAGTGATTGGTCGTAATGCCAATAGAATCGAAGACAGTGCGTTTACTTTAGAAGGTACGAAATATCAAGTTGAAGCTAATGATGGTGATCATAACTTGCATAGTGGTTCTGACGGATACAATACGAAGGTGTGGGATGTAGTGTCTCATAATGAGTATAGCATCGCCTTTTCATTAACAAGTCCGCACCTAGATCAAGGATTTCCTGGGGAATTAAAGGTGGAAGTATCGTATGAACTTACTGAAGATAATGTACTAGAAGTAAGTTATAAAGGTCAAAGTGATAGATTAACCGTATTTAATCCTACAAATCATAGCTATTTTAATCTGAACGGGCATAATAGCGGTGAAGTACTGCATCACAAGTTGTGGTTAAATAGTGATCAATACAGTGAGCTAGATGATGAAAATATTCCGACTGGTAATACTTTAGATGTTAAGGATACGATGATGGATTTTACCAATTTAAGAATGATTTCTGAAGATAAAACTGACGAATATGATGATAACTTTATCCTGAAAAGCAATGACATACATCAAAAAGCAGCAACACTTATTGGCGATGTGACAGGTATACAAATGGATATCTATACTGATAGTCCATGTCTTCAGCTTTATACCGGAAATGGGCTAGATAATGTACAAGGTAAACATGGTGTGACCTATAACAAGCATGCAGGCGTGTGTCTGGAACCACAATTTGAACCGAATAGTATTAATTCAGAAGATCCACCTTTGATAGATGGTGAGCGGGAGTATAAAACGATATATCAATTTTCAAATATTTAG
- a CDS encoding G5 domain-containing protein translates to MKRFLKTLLALFIVFCSVTPLQNHHVSHAAQSKSTYRYVDKKIVLKYKTIKKQDPNLPVGKTSVRVNGKNGYTIKVYRQTIKNGKITATTYIKTRKTVQPINKIILVGTKKAAVTKPRTVTSSVYNYGIDPKYRDDRYDANTLDANHGYAPGQTTYNGDKVINLEMVTNGNLVNMSRENDYAKYQKASDKRLENKVLVDRRGKRFILNLSANQRAINGFNNNEFFNMRKFNDELIRLINIERRAKGIQPIAYRSFLQEGANVRANELAGYGSIFVNGKAHVRLNGAGYKTAFSPSIQSKVNGENTLLNVYFGNPYSIVSEKYIAKQCFEQWKGSAGHYRNMMYPYYKGIATSVKLGRGDGTFSIYVANQNFSFE, encoded by the coding sequence ATGAAAAGGTTTTTAAAAACATTATTAGCATTATTTATTGTATTCTGTAGTGTAACGCCACTTCAGAATCATCATGTATCACATGCAGCACAATCAAAATCAACGTATAGGTACGTTGATAAGAAAATCGTTCTGAAGTACAAAACGATAAAGAAACAAGATCCAAATCTACCCGTTGGAAAAACGAGCGTACGTGTAAACGGGAAAAATGGTTACACAATTAAAGTCTATAGACAAACAATTAAAAATGGAAAGATTACGGCAACAACATACATAAAAACGAGAAAAACGGTTCAACCGATAAATAAAATCATTTTAGTGGGCACAAAGAAAGCTGCGGTCACAAAACCGAGAACAGTTACTTCGAGTGTATATAACTATGGAATTGATCCAAAGTATCGAGATGATCGATATGATGCGAACACATTAGATGCGAATCATGGTTATGCACCTGGTCAGACGACATATAACGGAGATAAGGTGATTAATCTCGAAATGGTGACTAATGGTAACTTGGTGAACATGAGTAGAGAAAATGACTATGCGAAGTATCAAAAAGCGAGCGATAAACGTCTGGAAAACAAAGTGTTAGTGGATAGAAGGGGTAAAAGATTTATTTTAAATCTTTCAGCGAACCAGCGAGCGATAAACGGTTTTAATAATAATGAGTTTTTCAATATGAGAAAGTTTAATGACGAACTGATTAGGTTGATCAATATAGAGCGCAGAGCAAAAGGAATACAACCGATCGCGTACAGAAGTTTCCTGCAAGAGGGTGCTAATGTTCGCGCAAATGAACTTGCAGGGTATGGGAGTATCTTCGTAAACGGTAAGGCGCATGTACGTCTGAATGGTGCAGGGTATAAGACTGCATTCTCTCCAAGTATTCAGTCTAAAGTAAATGGTGAAAATACGTTACTGAACGTATATTTCGGAAATCCATATTCAATTGTTTCAGAAAAGTATATTGCGAAACAATGCTTTGAACAATGGAAAGGGAGCGCAGGCCATTATAGAAATATGATGTACCCTTACTATAAAGGGATTGCGACTTCAGTTAAATTAGGTAGAGGTGATGGCACATTTTCAATTTATGTTGCCAATCAAAACTTCTCATTTGAATAA